The nucleotide sequence CGGGACCCGTCCGACACCGAAAAATATTCAGCCGATTGAAAAGGCGATTAGTCCGTAAGGTACTGGCAACAAAAGATAAAAATATAAAAAACGAACGTTCGGGTTGATTTCTTTCGATCCTGGCATATAGTTAGGCCATGGCAGGGACGCCAACAGGGACACCCAATCGTCGCCCGCACTAGGTAGGGAAGGCAGTGGACAGGGACAGTGAGGGCACAAACGGAAAAGGCGGCAGGATTGCCGCCTTTTCTTTTTTAACGCAGGTAGTTAGTTCTCTGGAGCCCGGCCCCAGGGCGCGCGGCGCGCATATATTAAGGAATCCCCGCCTCGGGCTCCGCCCTCCACCCGGTCCGACCGGTTTCACCGCTCGAGGTACTTCAACTTGTCCCGCTTGTCGTCCCACTCGGCGGCATCGGCCGGTGCGTCCTTCTTCTCGGTAATCACCGGCCATACCTTGGCGAGCTCGGCGTTGAGCTCCGTGAACTGGCGCTGATCTTCGGGGAGGTCGTCTTCGGCATAGATGGCGTTGACCGGGCACTCGGGGACGCACAGCGTGCAATCGATGCACTCGTCGGGATCGATGACCAGGAAGTTCGGCCCTTCATGGAAACAGTCGACCGGACAGACCTCCACGCAGTCCGTGTACTTGCACTTGATACAGCTTTCCGTCACCACGTAGGCCATTCTCGAGCTCCGATGCTTGCCGAACGAAGAGGCGCAATCATACTACACCGACCGCGGCAAAGTGGACCGCCCGCGTCTGGAACCGCTCCATGCAGACCAACAATCCGTAGGCGTTCTCGCCGATCGAGCGCACGAAATCCGACGAGGAGGGAGAGAGCGTCCTCGGCGTGATGGCCGGCGATGCGGATCGTGTGCGCCGCGCTCACGCGGGCGTGTCGAGGATGCCCGTCGCGCCCAGCTCCGTCGCCTGCCGGCGGTGCCGCTCAGTCGCGAGGACCACCGGCATGGAACCGGGCGGTGGCAGGGAAGACGCGCCGCCAATCGGTAATCCGGCTTCTCAGACTCTGCAACCGCACCGCCCGTCTCAGCAGGAAGCGCTTGCCCAGCACCCACGCGACGCTGGCCGCACCGTGCTGCCTGGCGGCGTATGCGATGTCGTGCATCTTCTCTTTCGCGTTCCTCGACCCGGCGGTCCCCGCGAGCAATATTCGGCACATGTGCCGTCCGAACCACTTTGGCCCGAGGAACGCCTCGTGCTTGCGGATCATCCGGCAGGCGTGCTCGAGCTCGCGTGCCGACATGTTCCGTGTAATGCGCGTATTGCTGATCCGCTGGTGCGGCCCATCGATGGCGCGCACCAGCGGCTGATTCAGGTAGCCGACGGAATACTTCTGCGCGAGACGTATTACGATGTCCCAATCCTCCGCGAACCACAGGGCCTCGTCGAACAAGATGTCCCTGAGGGCGTCCGCTCGTCCCATCAGCGCGCTGGTACCGGCGGCGATGAAGCGTCCCCTTCGCAAGTCTTCGAGGGGGACGGTCTGCTTGTGGCGGTATCGGTTCGTGACGGCCCCGGGCATGGTGCACAAGACGGCGTCATGGCGGTCGAGAACGCCCATCTGGCGAGCGACCGTCTCCGGTTCCCATTCGACGTCGCTGTCCAGAAACGCGATGAAGCCGCCGAGGGCGGCCCGTATGCCGGTGTTTCGCGCGGCAGAGGGGCCCTTGTTGGTCTCGTGCCGCACATAACGGACACGCCGATCTCCGATGGCGTCGACGATCTCCTGCGTGTTGTCGGTCGACCCGTCGTCGACGACGATGATCTCCAGGCGCGGGTGCGTTTGGGCCTGGACGCTGCGGATCACCCTCGGGAGCAGCCCCGCCCGGTTAAATGTGGGGATCACCACGCTGACCAGTACGTCCCTCGTCGTGCTCATGATTTCGCTCCCTTGTGCCGTCTCTGCCTGTCGGACCGTCCCGGCGGCCTTCCCCTCGCTCGTGCCGATCGCGTTCCGGCCTTCCGTACAGATGCCGCATGGGCGTACGCCGGGTTCGCTCGATCACGTCCGGCGTGCGTCGAGATCAGTAGGCGTTCTTGTCGTTGAAGGCGCGGAACGCGGTGAGGAAAAGGATCTTGAGGTCGAGCCACAGCGACCAGTTGTGGATGTAGGCGAGATCGTACTCGACGCGTTTCCGCATCTTGTCGAGCGAGTCCGTCTCTCCTCGCCAGCCGTTGACCTGCGCGAGACCGGTGATGCCGGGCTTCACCTTGTGCCGAAGCATGTACCGGCCGATCAGGCGGCGATACTGCTCGTTGTGGACCACGGCGTGCGGTCGGGGACCGACGAGCGACATGGTGCCCTGCAGCACGTTGAAGAGCTGCGGCAGCTCGTCGAGCGAAGTTCGCCGCAGGAAGGCCCCGAACCGCGTTACGCGGCTGTCCGTACGGCTCGCCTGCACCACGTTCTCGCCGTTTTCGCACACCGTCATCGTGCGGAACTTCCATACCTCGATCTTGTTGCCCCGCAGTCCGTAGCGGTGCTGCCGGAAGAGCACGGGCCCCGGCGACGTGAGCTTGACGCCGATCGCGATCACGACGAGCGGAATCGCGACCACGAGCAGGATAGCGGCCGCGAGCAGGACATCCTCCAGGCGCTTGATGATGCCGTCGACGCCGTAGAACGGCGTTTCGGAGATGCTGAGCGCGGGGAGGTCGCCCACGGTTCCCCAGCTCGCGTGCAGGAGATCGAAGATGAAGACGTCGGGGATGAGATACACGGACACGGTGGTGTCCGAGAGCCTGGCGATCAGGTCCTGAATCCGCTTCTCGGCGCTCATGGGCAGGGTGATGTAGACGATGTCGATCCGCCCGTCACGGGCATGGCGCACGAGCGTTTCCAGGTTTCCGACGACTTCCACCGGCTCGCGCACCAGCGGGCGCGATCCCGTGGGGCGGCGGTCGTCATAGAAGCCGACCGCGCGCAGCCCCATCCACGGCGCGTCGAGAATGTTGTTCGCGAGATAGGCCCCGAGCTCGCGGGCGCCCACGATCGCGGCGGAACGCGTGTTGAAGCCACGGCTGCGCATCGACCCGACGAGTATCTGGAGCCAGCCCCGCCAGATGACGAGAAAGAGCGGGGTGAGCACGAACCAGCTCAGGTAGAGACGCCGGGAGTACGTCTCGGAGGTCTTGGTCGAGTAGGCGAGGAACAGCAGGGCCAGAACGACGGCCGTCCACGTGAGCCACAGCCTTCCGAACTCCTTTCCGCCGGAAACGCCGCGGAACGTGTAATACAGGTTGGAGATATTGCCGAGCAGAAGGAAGAGCCCGATCGCCCAGAACCCGGCGACGAGGTGCGCCTCCTGCCACTCGACGCCGAGCAGCAGCGCGAGCAGCCACAGCGCCGTCACGATGACGGCGGCGTCCATGAACTGGGAGAATGCGGCCAGCTTGGCGCGCGAGGGTCGAACCAGGTTTTCGATACGCACTGCCGCGGTCCTCATCCTGAGGAGCAAACCGACTCCATTCTTGTTTGACCGGCACGCCCGAAGGCGTGCCCGGTTCCATTCTATGCGCTCCGAGCGGCAAGCAGCAGACACTATCAGCAGGGGTCAAATGCACGACGCGCACTGTGGCTATGTCATGAAAACCCCCGATAGCAAACGCGCCCGCGCTTACACCATACTCCGCCTCGATAGAAGTACCTTCGTCGTCCGTCGTCAGAGACAAGAATATGCATACCAACAACAATAGTAGTGCCCGCTTCGTCAGCGCGTTCGTCCCCGTGAAGCGTCCGTCGACAATCCTCTTCGCGCTGCTGGCGATGGTGTGCGCGGCGCTTTCCGCCGCGGCCCAGCCGCCTGCCCCGACGACGGGGGGCGACTACGAGATCGGGCCGGAGGACGTCCTCGAGATCTCGGTATGGAAGGAAAAGGATCTCCAGCGCCAGGTGCTGGTGCGTCCGGACGGGTGGCTCACCTTTCCTCTCGTGGGAAACATTCAGGCGGCGGGAAAGACCGCTTATCAGCTGGAGCAGGAAATCCGCCAGCGTCTGCGCAAGTACATCCCCGATCCGGTAGTCACCGTATCGATCGCGAAGATACAGGGCCTCAAGATTTTCGTTACCGGACGCGTCAACAAGCCCGGGGAGTACATGGTCGGCCGCTATGTCGACGTGCTCCAGGCGCTGACGCTCGCGGGCGGTCTCACCCCCTTCGCCAAGGAGAGCCAGATCAAGGTGCTGCGGCGGGAAGGGAACAAGGAGATCGTGATCCCGTTCGATTACAGCGAGGTGAAGCGAGGAAGGCGACTCGAGCAGAACATCAAGCTGCGCGCCGGCGATGTGATCGTCGTGCCGTAGCGCGCCGATGGGGCAGAGAGAACCCGGGGAGGCGGCGATGGTATCTCCAGAAGCAGCATTGATCGTGGCGGAAGCGGGCGGCCGCGCCGCTCGGGGTGGTGCCGTTGTCATGGCCGTGGGTGCGCTGATACTGGCGGCGGGAACCGCCCGGGCGGCCGAATGGATCGTCGAGCCGAGCATCGCCGTGGAGTCGCTGTACGACGACAACGTGGACCTGACGATCGACGACACCGAGTCGGTCTCGGGGTACCTGATCCTGCCGCGCCTGCAGGTGAAGGCGAATACCGAAGTGTCGAAGACGGCGCTCGACGGCTACGTTGCCTATACCGATTACGGAGATTCCGATGTCGAGGACAAGAGCGAGGTGGCGACGTATCTCACCAGCGAGCGGCAGACATCGGAACGGGGGACGCTCGGGCTCCGTGGCGAGTATCGACGCGATACGCTCTTCGAGCGGACCGACTTCGGCCCCGGGACGGGAAACATCCGCGACGTGGACATCGGCCTGTCTCGCGATACGGAGGTCCGCCGGCATTTCTGGATGCTGGAGCCGAGCTGGAACTGGCTGCTCAGCGAGCGCAGCGCCGTCCGTTTCGGTTATCGCCATACCGACTCGCGGTACACGAACGCCACCGGGACCGATCTCGTGGACTACACCGAGCAGGGCGTGAGCACGACGTACAGCCGAAGCCTGACCGACCGCAGCGATGTGAACGTGACGGTCAACGCCGCGCGCTTCGAACCCGACATCGACGAGGAGGCGACCACGCTTCAGCTCCTGGCCGGCCTCCGCCGGGCGTTCTCCGACACGTTGCGGGGCAACTTCGGCGCCGGCGTATCGCGCACGCGGACGGAGTCGGGCGCGGCCGAGGACACCTCGAGCGGTTTCGTGTTCTCGGCCGGGCTCGAGCAGCGTGCGGAGACGTCGACGCTCGACGGCGTGATCAGCAGCGACGTCACGCCGAGCGGGCTGGGAAGGACGGTACGCAGCGACCAGATCCGCGTCCGATGGACGCTGCAGACGGCGCCGACGGTGCAATTCGTGCTGCAGACGCACCTCCTGCGCAACCGCGCGCTGGAAGGGGACGATCCCGCCGTCGACCGGCGCTATTACGAGCTGCAGCCCGAGCTGCGGTGGCAATGGCTGGAAGATCTGTTTCTGAGCGGCAGCTACCGGTACCGGCGGCAGAAGTTCGACGCCGATCCGGATTCGGCGCAGAGCAACGCCTTTTTTCTCGGGTTCGCCTACAGCCTATAAGGAAGGATTCGACTATGGACGGATCGACCCACCTGAGCGACTACCTGGCCGTCCTGAAGCGTCGCCGGCGCCAGGTTATCTACACGGCGGCGGCGATCTTCGCCCTGTTCGCGCTGCTGGCGGTCGCGCTGCCGCCGGTCTACCGGTCTACCGCGAAGCTGCTCATCGAGCAGCAGCAGATACCGACGGATGTCGTGTCCTCGACGGTCACCGGATACGTCAACCAGCGCATCCGGGTCATCGAGACGCGCGTGCTCAAGCCCGAGCACCTGGCGCAGGTCGCCGAATCGGTCGGGCTCTACCCGGAGGAGCGGGCAGCCGGGGACGTCCGCGCCGTCGCGGCGAAGATGCGCGGGAACATAAAGACCGAGACGGTCAGCGCGAACGTGACGGACCCGCGCAGCGGCGCGTCGAGCATGGCGACGATCGCGTTCAACGTTTCGTTCGATGCCCCCAGTCCGGAGCTCGCGCAAAAGACGGCGGAGCAGCTCGCGGGGCTGTTCATCCGCGAGAACCAGAAAGTCCGCACGCAGAAGGCCGAACGCGCGTCGGGGTTCCTGGGCGACGAGGAGGAGCGGTTGCGTCAGCACATCGCGGAACTGGAGACGCGGCTTGCGGCGTACAAGGAAAAGTACAGCGGCCGGTTGCCGGAGCTCATGAACCTGAACATGCAGCTCTTCGAACGCACGGAGCGGGAGCTGGAGGAGCTGGATCACCAGATCGTCAATCTCGAGGAGCGCAAGCTCCAGCTCCAGTCGCAGCTCGCGCTGCTCGAGCCGCATACCGGGAACAGCCCGGGCGGGCGACTGCGCGAGGTGCAGACGCAGTACATGACGGCCGCGGCCGTCTACGCCCCCGACCATCCCGATGTGATGCGGCTGAAGCGCGAGCTCGATACGCTCAAGAAGCAGACCGGCGTTCCGGATAACCGCGCACCCCTCGAGCGCCAGTACAGCAAGGCGAAGGGCCAGCTCAACGCCCTGCGCGAGAAGTACGCGGACGATCACCCGGATATCGCGAGGCTGGAAAAGACCGTCGCGAGCCTGGAGGAGCGGCTGCGCAGGGCAGACAGCGACGTGGCCGGTATGGCGCTGAAGCCGGACAATCCGGCGTACGTCGCGGTTCAGACGCAGCTCGATGCCCTGAACCTGAGCCTGAAGGCCGCGCGGGAGCAGCAGGTGCGCGCGAGGGAGAAGCTGAACGAGTACAAGGCACGCCTGGAGCAGACGCCGCAGGTCGAGCAGGAGGGGCTGGCGTTGCAGCGCGAGTACGAGAGCGCGGTCAAGAAGTACCGGGAGATCAAGCAGAACCTGATGAACGCGGAGCTCGCCGTCGAGCTCGAAAGGGGCCAGCAGGGCGAGCACTACTCGCTGCTCGAGCCGCCCGAGATGCCTGACGCGCCGCAACGCCCGAATCGCCGCGCGTTCCTGCTCCTCGGACTGGTGCTGGGGTTGGGCAGCGGCGTCGGATACGCGAGCGTGGCGGAGTACATGGATCGCACGGTGCGCGGAAGGCGCGCGCTCCGGTCGCTCGTCGACGCGCCGTTGCTCGCGGCAATTCCGTATATCCCGAACGGGGGCGATCCGGGTTTCCGCAGAGCCTGAAGAGTTGTTGGGCGCCGGCAACAGATGTAGGAGATAAGCAATCTCCCGTATGCCGGCCCCGAAACGCCGATGCTATAGTCGCCGCTCCGCCGACCAACCGCGAGCCGCGCCGAAACGAACACCAAGGAACGCATGCAGGTCATGGATCCGATCACCAAGGCGCTCACCCGGGTGCGGCAGGACCGACAAGTCGGCTTGCAGCAACGTGCACTGGTCCCGGCCGAGATCAGCTACACGCGCACGCGCAGCGTGACCCTCTATCCGGGCTGGCTCCGGCAGAACCGGATCGTGACCGGCGATACCTCCGACGATTACGCGAAGGCCTACAAGGTGCTCCGCACGCAGGTGTCGCAGCGGATGCGCAGCCAGGGCTGGCGCACGTTGGCCGTCACCAGCCCGGGGCCGGGCGAGGGCAAGACGCTGACCGCCATCAACCTGAGCATGAACCTCGCGCTGGAGGCGAACCAGACCGTGCTGCTGGTCGATGCGAACCTGCGGCAGCCGAGTGTGCACAGCTATCTCGGCTTCGATGTCGACCAGGGACTGAGCGAGTACCTGCAGGACGGCGTGCCACTCGACCAGATCCTGGTGCATCCGGAAATTCCGCGCTTCGTGGTCCTGCCCGGCAGCCGCACGGCCGTGAACTCGTCGGAGCTGCTCACGTCCCCCCAGATGCTGCGCCTCGTTCAGGAACTGAAGCGGCGTTACCCGTCGCGCATCGTGGTGTTCGATCTTCCGGCCGTGCTCACCAGCGACGACGTGCTCGCGTTCGCGCCGTACCTGGACGCGTCGCTGCTCGTCGTGGACGAGGGCCGCACGCTGCGGGAGGAGGCCGCCCGCGCCGCCGAGCTCCTGCAGGCGGGAAACCAGAACCTGCTCGGTACCGTACTCAACCGGGCCGGCCCGTAACGCGCGCCACAGCACGAGCGAGCGCCATGTACGAATCATATTACGGTTTCCGCGAAAAGCCGTTCTCGCTGCTTCCCGATCCGGCGTTCCTCTACATGAGCGACAAGCACCGCATGGCGCTCACGATGCTGCAGTACGGGCTGATGAACCAGGCGGGTTTCACCGTCATCACGGGCGAGATCGGCTCCGGGAAGACGACCCTCATCCGCCGGCTGCTGGAAGAGGTGGACGACTGGACCACCATCGGACTGGTGTCGAACACCCACCGCAACTTCGGCGAGCTGCTGCAGTGGGTGCTGCTCGCGTTCGGCCTCGAGTTCCGGGAAAAAAAGAAGGTCGAGCTTTACGCCACCCTGGCGGACTTCATCGTCAAGGAGTACAGCCAGGACCGGCGGACCGTGCTGATCATCGACGAGGCCCAGAACCTGAGCCCCGAGGCGCTGGAAGAGCTGCGCATGCTTTCGAACGTCAACGCCGACAAGGACCAGGTGCTGCAGCTCGTGCTCGTCGGGCAGCCCGGCCTGCGCGACATGCTGCGGCGACCGGAGCTCTACCAGTTCGCGCAGCGCATCGCGGTCGACTACAACCTGCGTACGCTGAACCTGGAGGAGACTTGGGGCTACGTGCGGCACCGGCTCCGCGTGGCGGGCGGCGACCAGAACCTGTTCGACACGCGGGCGTGCGCGGCGGTGTATTACTACACGCGCGGAACGCCGCGCCTGATCAATGTCCTGTGCGACACGGCGCTGGTCTACGGATTCGCGGAGCAGAAGAACCGGATCGACGCCGACATCGTCTGCGAGGTCGTACGCGAGAAGACGCGCGGCGGGATTTTCACCATTCGCGAGAATCGCGCGGAGGGCGAGGAGGACGAGCGGCCCGACCGCGAGCGGGGCGCGGCCCAGATGGACTCCAAGGACATGTAGCGGGCGCCGGAGAGCGGCAGCGTCCCGCTCCGCGGGACAGCCGGTCGCGGAGCGGCCGGGCGAACAGGGACGAGGAAGGACGATAATGAAATCGGTGATTCTGGCCGGCGGGTTCGGGACGAGGATTAGCGAGGAGAGCGGCGTCCGACCCAAGCCCATGGTCGAGATCGGCGGCCGGCCCATTCTCTGGCATATCCTCAAGATCTACTCCGCCTACGGCTTCAACGAGTTCATCATCTGCCTGGGCTACAAGGGCCAGGCGATCAAGGACTATTTCGCGAGCTACCACCTGCACACGTCGAACGTGACGTTCGACATGCGCCGCAACGAGATGGTGGTTCACCAGAACCACGCCGAGCCCTGGCGGGTGACGCTGGTCGATACCGGCGAGCACACGATGACGGGCGGGCGGCTCAAGCGGGTGCGCGAGTTCCTCGACGGCGAAACCTTCTGCATGACCTACGGCGACGGCGTCAGCGACGTCAACATCCGGGAGCTCGTGCGGTTTCACCGGGAGCAGGGGGCGCTCGCGACGCTGACGGCGGCGCAGCCGCCGGGCCGGTTCGGGGCGTTCAGCCTGCAGCAGGGACAGAATCGCATCGAGACCTTCAAGGAGAAGCCCGAGGGAGACGGGGCCTGGGTCAACAGCGGTTTCTTCGTGCTGGAGCCGGCGGTGCTGGAGTACATCGACGGGGACCGGACGGTGTGGGAGCACGAGCCGCTCGAGCGACTGGCGCGCGAAGGCAGGCTCGCTGCGTACCGTCACCACGGCTTCTGGCAGCCGATGGATTCGCTTCGCGACAAGAACGTGCTCGAGAACCTGTGGCAGAGCGGCAACCCTCCCTGGAGGGTGTGGTAGGTGGGGGGTGCGCGCTGTGATTT is from Sulfurifustis variabilis and encodes:
- the fdxA gene encoding ferredoxin FdxA, yielding MAYVVTESCIKCKYTDCVEVCPVDCFHEGPNFLVIDPDECIDCTLCVPECPVNAIYAEDDLPEDQRQFTELNAELAKVWPVITEKKDAPADAAEWDDKRDKLKYLER
- a CDS encoding glycosyltransferase family 2 protein, with translation MSTTRDVLVSVVIPTFNRAGLLPRVIRSVQAQTHPRLEIIVVDDGSTDNTQEIVDAIGDRRVRYVRHETNKGPSAARNTGIRAALGGFIAFLDSDVEWEPETVARQMGVLDRHDAVLCTMPGAVTNRYRHKQTVPLEDLRRGRFIAAGTSALMGRADALRDILFDEALWFAEDWDIVIRLAQKYSVGYLNQPLVRAIDGPHQRISNTRITRNMSARELEHACRMIRKHEAFLGPKWFGRHMCRILLAGTAGSRNAKEKMHDIAYAARQHGAASVAWVLGKRFLLRRAVRLQSLRSRITDWRRVFPATARFHAGGPRD
- a CDS encoding undecaprenyl-phosphate glucose phosphotransferase, with amino-acid sequence MRIENLVRPSRAKLAAFSQFMDAAVIVTALWLLALLLGVEWQEAHLVAGFWAIGLFLLLGNISNLYYTFRGVSGGKEFGRLWLTWTAVVLALLFLAYSTKTSETYSRRLYLSWFVLTPLFLVIWRGWLQILVGSMRSRGFNTRSAAIVGARELGAYLANNILDAPWMGLRAVGFYDDRRPTGSRPLVREPVEVVGNLETLVRHARDGRIDIVYITLPMSAEKRIQDLIARLSDTTVSVYLIPDVFIFDLLHASWGTVGDLPALSISETPFYGVDGIIKRLEDVLLAAAILLVVAIPLVVIAIGVKLTSPGPVLFRQHRYGLRGNKIEVWKFRTMTVCENGENVVQASRTDSRVTRFGAFLRRTSLDELPQLFNVLQGTMSLVGPRPHAVVHNEQYRRLIGRYMLRHKVKPGITGLAQVNGWRGETDSLDKMRKRVEYDLAYIHNWSLWLDLKILFLTAFRAFNDKNAY
- a CDS encoding polysaccharide biosynthesis/export family protein, which translates into the protein MHTNNNSSARFVSAFVPVKRPSTILFALLAMVCAALSAAAQPPAPTTGGDYEIGPEDVLEISVWKEKDLQRQVLVRPDGWLTFPLVGNIQAAGKTAYQLEQEIRQRLRKYIPDPVVTVSIAKIQGLKIFVTGRVNKPGEYMVGRYVDVLQALTLAGGLTPFAKESQIKVLRREGNKEIVIPFDYSEVKRGRRLEQNIKLRAGDVIVVP
- a CDS encoding GumC family protein, translating into MDGSTHLSDYLAVLKRRRRQVIYTAAAIFALFALLAVALPPVYRSTAKLLIEQQQIPTDVVSSTVTGYVNQRIRVIETRVLKPEHLAQVAESVGLYPEERAAGDVRAVAAKMRGNIKTETVSANVTDPRSGASSMATIAFNVSFDAPSPELAQKTAEQLAGLFIRENQKVRTQKAERASGFLGDEEERLRQHIAELETRLAAYKEKYSGRLPELMNLNMQLFERTERELEELDHQIVNLEERKLQLQSQLALLEPHTGNSPGGRLREVQTQYMTAAAVYAPDHPDVMRLKRELDTLKKQTGVPDNRAPLERQYSKAKGQLNALREKYADDHPDIARLEKTVASLEERLRRADSDVAGMALKPDNPAYVAVQTQLDALNLSLKAAREQQVRAREKLNEYKARLEQTPQVEQEGLALQREYESAVKKYREIKQNLMNAELAVELERGQQGEHYSLLEPPEMPDAPQRPNRRAFLLLGLVLGLGSGVGYASVAEYMDRTVRGRRALRSLVDAPLLAAIPYIPNGGDPGFRRA
- a CDS encoding CpsD/CapB family tyrosine-protein kinase yields the protein MDPITKALTRVRQDRQVGLQQRALVPAEISYTRTRSVTLYPGWLRQNRIVTGDTSDDYAKAYKVLRTQVSQRMRSQGWRTLAVTSPGPGEGKTLTAINLSMNLALEANQTVLLVDANLRQPSVHSYLGFDVDQGLSEYLQDGVPLDQILVHPEIPRFVVLPGSRTAVNSSELLTSPQMLRLVQELKRRYPSRIVVFDLPAVLTSDDVLAFAPYLDASLLVVDEGRTLREEAARAAELLQAGNQNLLGTVLNRAGP
- a CDS encoding ExeA family protein, which codes for MYESYYGFREKPFSLLPDPAFLYMSDKHRMALTMLQYGLMNQAGFTVITGEIGSGKTTLIRRLLEEVDDWTTIGLVSNTHRNFGELLQWVLLAFGLEFREKKKVELYATLADFIVKEYSQDRRTVLIIDEAQNLSPEALEELRMLSNVNADKDQVLQLVLVGQPGLRDMLRRPELYQFAQRIAVDYNLRTLNLEETWGYVRHRLRVAGGDQNLFDTRACAAVYYYTRGTPRLINVLCDTALVYGFAEQKNRIDADIVCEVVREKTRGGIFTIRENRAEGEEDERPDRERGAAQMDSKDM
- the rfbF gene encoding glucose-1-phosphate cytidylyltransferase; amino-acid sequence: MKSVILAGGFGTRISEESGVRPKPMVEIGGRPILWHILKIYSAYGFNEFIICLGYKGQAIKDYFASYHLHTSNVTFDMRRNEMVVHQNHAEPWRVTLVDTGEHTMTGGRLKRVREFLDGETFCMTYGDGVSDVNIRELVRFHREQGALATLTAAQPPGRFGAFSLQQGQNRIETFKEKPEGDGAWVNSGFFVLEPAVLEYIDGDRTVWEHEPLERLAREGRLAAYRHHGFWQPMDSLRDKNVLENLWQSGNPPWRVW